CATGGGCGTCATGCTGGCCGGCGAGGCCACGTCCGCCCAGGTGGGCGCGCTGGCCGCCGCGCTCCGGATGAAGGGCGAGACCGAGGATGAGATTCTCGGGGCCGCCGAGGCCATGCGCGAGCGCGCGGCCAAGCTGCCCGTCAAGGCCGAGGTGGTGCTGGACACGTGCGGCACCGGCGGCGACGGCGCCCACACCTTCAACATCTCCACCGCGGTGGCCTTCGTGGCCGCGGGGGCCGGGGTGACGGTGGCCAAGCACGGCAACCGCGCCATCTCCAGCCGCTGCGGCAGCGCGGACGTGCTGGAGGCCCTGGGGCTGCCCATGAGCCGGCCCCATGCGTCCATCGCCCGCGACATCGAGGAGCACGGGCTGGGCTTCCTCTTCGCCCCCGCGCACCACAGCACCATGCGCCACGTGGCCCAGGCCCGCCGGGAGATGGGGTTCCACAACCTCTTCAACCTGCTGGGGCCGCTGACGAACCCCGCCGGGGCGCGCTACCAGCTCTTGGGCACCTTCGCCGGCGAGCGCCTGTCGCAGACGGCGCGCGTGCTCAAGCGCCTGGGCAGCCAGCGCGCGTGGGTGGTCCACGGCCAGGACGGGCTGGATGAAATCTCGCCCTGCTGCCCGTCCGACATCGCGGACCTCCGCGAGGACGGCACGGTGCGCCTGTTCACCGTCGTTCCCGAGGACGTGGGGCTGGAGCGGGTGCCGCCCTCGGCCATCGCCGGCGGGGACGCGCCAGAGAACGCGCGCATGCTCCGGGCGCTGCTGGACGGAGAGCACTCCGGGGTGCGCACCGCGGTGCTGCTCAACGCCGGGGCCGCGCTGGTCGTCGTGGGAAAAGCAGCCGATTTGCGCGAGGGTGTCCAGCGGGCCGCGGAGTCCATCGACTCCGGGGCCGCGGCGCGCAAGCTCGCGGCACTCATTCAGGGAGCCGTCTCGGAGAAACAGGAATGAATCTGCTCGCGGACATCTTCGCACGCAAGCGCCGGGAGCTCGCCGCGCGCGCCCCGCTGGGCGCCCGGGTGCGCCCTCCGGGCCGGGACTTCACGGCGGCCCTGCTCCAGCGCCGCCCGGAGGCCGTCATCAACGTCATCGCCGAGGTGAAGCGCCGCAGCCCCTCGGGCGGCCCCTTCCCCCATCAGGATCTCGTCCAGGTGGCCCGGGGCTACGAGGCCGGGGGCGCCAGCGCCATCAGCGTGCTCACCGATGACGTGGACTTCGGCGGCAGCGTGGAGGA
Above is a window of Stigmatella erecta DNA encoding:
- the trpD gene encoding anthranilate phosphoribosyltransferase — translated: MTLKEALGIVLSRRDLTREEMTAVMGVMLAGEATSAQVGALAAALRMKGETEDEILGAAEAMRERAAKLPVKAEVVLDTCGTGGDGAHTFNISTAVAFVAAGAGVTVAKHGNRAISSRCGSADVLEALGLPMSRPHASIARDIEEHGLGFLFAPAHHSTMRHVAQARREMGFHNLFNLLGPLTNPAGARYQLLGTFAGERLSQTARVLKRLGSQRAWVVHGQDGLDEISPCCPSDIADLREDGTVRLFTVVPEDVGLERVPPSAIAGGDAPENARMLRALLDGEHSGVRTAVLLNAGAALVVVGKAADLREGVQRAAESIDSGAAARKLAALIQGAVSEKQE